In Dromaius novaehollandiae isolate bDroNov1 unplaced genomic scaffold, bDroNov1.hap1 HAP1_SCAFFOLD_37, whole genome shotgun sequence, the following proteins share a genomic window:
- the LOC135326249 gene encoding olfactory receptor 14A16-like codes for GLVITAIACDHRLHTPMYFFLLNLSILDLGSISTTVPKSMANSLRDTRAISYSGCAVQVFLVVILFIAEYSLLTVMAYDRYVAICRPLHYGTIMGSRACVKMAAAVWGTGFLTALLHTANTFSLPLCQGNTVEQFFCEVPQLLKLSCSDSYFREVGLLVVSACLFFGCFIFLVLSYVQIFTAVLRMPSEQGRHKAFSMCLPHLAVVSLFISTVMFAYLKPPSLSSPALDLVLAVLYAVVPPTLNPLIYSMRNKEIQEAVR; via the coding sequence ggacttgtcatcacagccatagcctgcgaccaccgcctccacacccccatgtacttcttcctcctcaacctctccatcctcgaccttggctccatctccaccactgtccccaaatccatggccaattccctgagggacaccagggccatttcctactcaggatgtgctgttcaggtcttcctggttgtcaTCTTGTTCatagcagagtattctctcctcactgtcatggcctatgaccgctatgtcgccatctgcagacccctgcactacgggaccatcatgggcagcagagcttgtgtcaaaatggcagcagctgtctggggcactggttttctcactgctctcctgcacactgctaatacattttcactaccactctgccaaggcaacacagtggagcagttcttctgtgaagttccccagctcctcaagctctcctgctcagactcctacttcagggaagttgggcttcttgtggttagtgcctgcttattctttggatgtttcattttccttgtcctgtcctatgtgcagatcttcactgctgtgctgaggatgccctctgagcagggtcggcacaaagccttttccatgtgcctcccgcacctggccgtggtctccctgttcatcagcactgtcatgtttgcctacctgaagcccccctccctctcctccccagctctggatctggtgctcGCTGTTCTgtatgcggtggtgcctccaactctgaaccccctcatctacagcatgaggaacaaggagatccaggaggcagtgagg